From Acidobacteriota bacterium, one genomic window encodes:
- the tsaA gene encoding tRNA (N6-threonylcarbamoyladenosine(37)-N6)-methyltransferase TrmO — translation MFEMQVIGVVRSPFGETSQIPKGAGAKHVAEGILEVAAEFEEGLRDIEGFSHLFVIWVFDRSEGYDLLSQPPTASEPHGVFSTRSPRRPNPIGLTVVEVIGREGRRVHVRGVDMLDGTPILDIKPFLTSVPETDLRRGWMEKA, via the coding sequence ATGTTTGAAATGCAGGTGATAGGTGTTGTTCGGAGCCCTTTCGGGGAGACTTCGCAGATTCCGAAAGGAGCCGGGGCGAAGCACGTCGCGGAAGGGATTCTGGAGGTCGCGGCCGAGTTTGAAGAGGGGCTGCGGGACATCGAGGGGTTTTCGCACCTTTTCGTGATCTGGGTGTTCGACCGCAGCGAGGGCTATGATCTTCTGTCGCAGCCGCCGACCGCTTCGGAGCCGCACGGAGTCTTTTCGACGCGTTCACCGCGACGCCCGAACCCGATCGGTCTGACAGTAGTCGAAGTGATCGGGCGCGAAGGACGCCGTGTTCACGTGCGCGGGGTCGATATGCTCGACGGAACGCCGATTCTCGACATCAAACCCTTTCTGACGTCGGTGCCGGAAACGGACCTGCGCCGGGGATGGATGGAAAAAGCGTAG
- the arsM gene encoding arsenite methyltransferase has product MSEKLVTAVREKYASVAVSELSSKNEGVRAVAEAFGYSSDELASIPAEANMGLSCGNPTAMASLQPGETVVDLGSGGGLDVFLAAEKVGSAGRAIGIDMTPEMIALAKRNAEKAGYANVEFHLATIDKLPLPDNSVDCVISNCVINLAPDKPAVFREIARVLKPGGRLAVSDIALKKDLPPELGADVMAYVGCIAGAIPIEDYRTGLKDAGFSAVEVIDSGADLNAYAKVENQSGCCAPAMTQIGGSKLLPNIEPSCCAPSGDLHSEFAELLKRYNVNEYAASVKVFAIRR; this is encoded by the coding sequence ATGTCTGAAAAATTAGTGACGGCGGTGCGCGAGAAATATGCTTCGGTGGCGGTCAGCGAGCTTTCTTCGAAGAATGAAGGCGTGCGGGCGGTGGCGGAGGCGTTCGGGTATTCGTCGGACGAATTGGCGTCGATCCCGGCGGAGGCGAATATGGGATTGTCGTGCGGGAACCCGACGGCGATGGCTTCGCTTCAGCCGGGCGAAACGGTCGTCGATCTCGGATCGGGCGGCGGGCTGGATGTTTTCCTCGCGGCCGAGAAGGTCGGCTCCGCGGGCCGCGCGATCGGGATCGATATGACGCCCGAGATGATCGCGCTCGCCAAGCGCAACGCCGAAAAGGCCGGCTACGCGAACGTCGAGTTTCATCTGGCGACGATCGACAAACTGCCGTTGCCGGACAATTCGGTCGATTGCGTCATCAGCAACTGCGTCATCAATCTCGCGCCGGACAAACCGGCCGTTTTCCGCGAGATCGCGCGCGTGCTCAAACCGGGCGGACGGCTGGCGGTCTCGGACATCGCGCTGAAAAAGGATCTGCCGCCGGAACTCGGCGCGGACGTGATGGCCTATGTCGGCTGCATCGCCGGCGCGATCCCGATCGAGGATTACCGCACAGGATTAAAGGACGCGGGCTTTTCGGCGGTCGAAGTGATCGATTCCGGCGCGGACCTGAACGCGTACGCGAAGGTCGAGAACCAATCGGGCTGCTGCGCCCCGGCGATGACGCAGATCGGCGGCTCGAAGTTGCTCCCGAACATCGAACCCTCGTGCTGCGCCCCCTCGGGCGATCTACACTCGGAGTTCGCCGAACTGCTGAAGCGCTATAACGTCAACGAATATGCGGCGAGTGTCAAGGTGTTTGCGATTAGGCGGTAG